A single region of the Bacteroides luhongzhouii genome encodes:
- a CDS encoding DUF4955 domain-containing protein yields MKNRSITYLLLFGICSMLFVLQSCQETDDLRSEIDSLKNRVQILEETANQLNTSIESLQYLLNDPVIVGITPIKNGYTVELSDGKSITVMSGEAVNALVPSLSVDNEGYWIYSIDGGATYMPLKDVNGNKIYAIPTSKPSDPSKPATPIQSPKLKIDANGYWLISYDNGKTYQNLTNNDGSKIEAIESAGKNSIFDKVEYNTTSKKLTVTYADKTIELQVIDTFYLKVKGMEDMQIFPLNETRLYEVEQQDVTEAVIKAPKGWNIILKDNELSVTSPKANDIENKEEIINIIITSSKNYIRIVPLKVQLLTTGYDANACDAWNKYNLGEADNLLLDFSYAGYKHGEVAPPDVWSLGYTVYNVKDYGAIPNDNKSDREALTKILAKIGSKVDNAKAIIYFPKGEYILHTAADDVDGQSQTIQLLMGGVILKGDGRDQTIIKMDAPNQPKDPNVMYSSPVMLEIKHNSGLSQLTEVTGNADKGTFSVEVASTTGIKVGDWVCLQLVDNSPELIKTELSPYQPTSNMTNLHNDGVQVYDYHLVAAINGQTITFKEPIMHAVDSQWKWTIQKYPHYENVGVEDMTFEGKAKVDFTHHGSWEDDGAYKPINLVRLTNSWMRRVGFRSVSEASSIVNSSNVSVYDVIIDGNRGHAAIRSQASSRVFIGKVTDKSNGFLIDNRNVYEQGAGQYHACGVSKQSIGAVLWNVDWGTDACFESHATQPRATLIDRCTGGFMRFRQGGDYNQMPNHLADLTLWNFNAKNNVTDSPFIWWDSNSLWWKFLPPIVVGYHGGSINFNESQMKLNEEQGKTVTPYSLYEAQLRKRLGAVPAWLNSLQ; encoded by the coding sequence ATGAAAAACAGGAGCATTACCTACCTATTACTATTTGGTATTTGCAGCATGTTATTCGTTCTGCAATCTTGCCAAGAAACGGATGACCTGCGTTCTGAAATTGATTCGCTTAAGAATCGCGTCCAAATATTGGAAGAGACAGCCAATCAATTGAACACCTCTATCGAAAGTTTACAGTACTTATTGAATGATCCAGTCATTGTGGGTATCACTCCCATCAAAAATGGCTATACTGTAGAATTAAGCGATGGAAAAAGTATTACCGTTATGAGTGGAGAAGCCGTCAATGCACTAGTACCCTCTTTATCTGTAGATAATGAAGGCTATTGGATTTATAGCATAGACGGAGGTGCTACTTATATGCCTTTGAAGGACGTTAATGGCAATAAAATATATGCCATTCCAACCAGTAAGCCTAGTGATCCCAGTAAACCTGCCACTCCCATTCAATCTCCCAAGCTAAAGATAGATGCAAATGGTTACTGGCTGATAAGCTATGATAATGGAAAAACATATCAGAACTTAACCAACAACGATGGCAGTAAAATAGAAGCCATTGAAAGTGCTGGTAAAAATTCGATCTTTGACAAAGTGGAATATAACACAACTTCCAAAAAGCTTACAGTTACCTATGCAGACAAAACCATTGAACTTCAAGTGATCGATACTTTCTACTTAAAGGTAAAAGGAATGGAAGATATGCAAATTTTCCCACTAAACGAAACACGTCTTTATGAGGTAGAACAACAAGATGTAACAGAAGCAGTAATAAAAGCTCCTAAAGGATGGAATATTATCTTAAAAGACAATGAACTATCTGTTACTTCTCCTAAGGCAAACGACATAGAGAATAAAGAAGAAATAATCAATATCATCATTACTTCTTCCAAAAACTATATTCGTATAGTACCTCTCAAAGTACAACTACTGACAACAGGTTATGATGCCAATGCATGTGATGCATGGAATAAATACAATTTGGGAGAAGCCGACAATCTATTGCTTGATTTCTCCTATGCAGGTTATAAGCATGGCGAAGTTGCTCCCCCTGATGTATGGTCTTTAGGTTACACAGTATATAATGTAAAAGATTACGGTGCTATTCCCAATGATAATAAGTCTGACCGAGAAGCTCTGACTAAAATATTAGCTAAAATCGGTTCTAAAGTGGATAATGCCAAAGCTATAATTTATTTCCCCAAAGGAGAATACATCTTACACACAGCAGCTGACGATGTAGATGGACAATCACAAACAATCCAGTTATTAATGGGAGGAGTTATTCTAAAAGGTGACGGACGCGACCAAACCATTATAAAAATGGATGCTCCCAACCAACCGAAAGATCCAAATGTCATGTATTCTTCGCCGGTAATGCTGGAAATCAAGCATAATAGCGGACTATCCCAGCTTACTGAAGTTACAGGAAATGCCGATAAGGGAACTTTCTCCGTAGAAGTAGCCTCCACCACAGGCATTAAAGTTGGAGATTGGGTATGTTTACAATTGGTGGATAATAGTCCGGAACTTATCAAAACTGAGTTATCACCTTATCAACCTACTTCAAACATGACTAATCTACATAATGATGGTGTACAAGTCTATGATTATCATTTAGTAGCAGCGATCAACGGACAAACTATCACTTTCAAAGAACCAATCATGCACGCTGTAGATTCACAATGGAAATGGACTATCCAAAAATACCCCCACTATGAAAACGTAGGTGTGGAAGATATGACCTTTGAAGGAAAAGCCAAGGTAGACTTTACCCATCACGGTTCATGGGAGGACGATGGAGCCTACAAACCGATTAATCTAGTCCGTCTAACAAATTCATGGATGCGCCGTGTAGGTTTTCGTAGCGTCAGTGAAGCTAGTTCTATCGTTAATAGTTCGAACGTATCAGTATACGACGTAATCATTGATGGTAACCGCGGACATGCAGCCATTCGTTCGCAAGCCTCATCACGTGTATTTATAGGTAAAGTGACAGATAAGTCAAATGGATTCCTTATAGACAACAGAAATGTATATGAACAAGGAGCAGGACAATATCATGCATGTGGCGTTTCCAAGCAAAGTATAGGTGCTGTACTTTGGAATGTAGACTGGGGAACCGATGCTTGTTTTGAGTCTCACGCAACACAACCTCGTGCTACATTGATTGACCGTTGTACAGGTGGTTTTATGAGATTCCGCCAAGGGGGTGATTATAATCAAATGCCTAATCATTTAGCCGATCTGACTTTATGGAACTTTAACGCAAAGAATAATGTCACAGATTCTCCATTTATTTGGTGGGATAGTAATTCTCTTTGGTGGAAATTCCTTCCCCCAATCGTAGTTGGCTATCATGGCGGAAGCATTAACTTCAATGAAAGCCAAATGAAATTGAATGAGGAACAAGGTAAAACAGTCACTCCATATTCACTTTACGAAGCCCAATTGCGCAAACGTTTAGGTGCAGTTCCGGCTTGGTTAAATTCACTCCAGTAA
- a CDS encoding DEAD/DEAH box helicase, whose amino-acid sequence MKERPTNEQVIIVFTEHPILGILLIPYIVERLNDGTLQLVEQAFHASPEAMSIMSEAERQAIDIASYYTEKYLMGLYSREKTVSRFLHKLSEDPERIKNNIRPFIEKKLLEMLVLIRENGLPFYQKQAGSKILYAHHAYHINPHDVEIRVTFHVDSKTFRYQLQCYYEGQPFSLNELKPVVVLTSSPATLLLGMELYFFPHIESARILPFTKKRSISVDASQIEKYIDNIVIPIARYHDIETHGLNIIEEECACEAVLSFEDVTYNGQALQLAFRYGDQTFTPDSANERKKIIYRKTSGEIGFFRRNITVEEQVVLLLTNAGLQQFNGTHFRLSPAAPEKTIVEWINNHREMLQQSFHLISNVENAFYCLDEIRIEQSCDDEVDWFELYITVVIGNLRIPFSRFRKHILEEKREYLLPDGRMILLPEEWFSKYANLLEMGVQTEKGIRLKHTFIGAVQTALGEDGLKKFPAKLQIRNVSAPRTLKATLRPYQLKGFSWMVHLYKQGFGGCLADDMGLGKTLQTLTLLQYIYKPSAPKQPATLIVVPTSLLHNWRREAKRFTGLSMAEYNNTVVIDKERPEKFFGHFHLIFTTYGMMRNNIDTLCSYRFEYIVLDESQNIKNSESLTFRSAIQLQSKHRLVLTGTPIENSLKDLWAQFHFIQPNLLGTESAFQKQFIMPIRQGNTRIQVQLQQLIAPFILRRSKKEVAPELPELTEETIYCDMTEEQNTYYEQEKNSLRNILLQHSQSTNRLHSFSVLNGILRLRQLSCHPQLILPDYTGTSGKTAQIIETFDTLQSEGHKVLIFSSFVRHLELLAEAFRERSWKYALLTGATNNRPSEIAHFTEQKDVQAFLISLKAGGVGLNLTQADYVFIIDPWWNPAAESQAIARAHRIGQDKQVIAYRFITQNSIEEKILHLQDEKRKLAETFVADSESLPILSNEQWVDLL is encoded by the coding sequence ATGAAAGAGAGACCAACTAACGAACAAGTTATAATCGTTTTCACAGAGCATCCGATACTCGGCATATTACTGATTCCGTATATTGTGGAAAGGCTGAACGATGGTACCTTGCAATTAGTGGAGCAAGCGTTTCACGCCTCTCCGGAAGCTATGAGCATAATGAGCGAAGCGGAAAGACAAGCTATAGATATCGCTTCATACTATACAGAAAAGTATTTGATGGGTCTCTACTCCCGTGAAAAAACAGTATCACGCTTTCTACATAAGCTATCCGAAGATCCGGAACGAATTAAAAACAATATTCGCCCGTTTATCGAAAAGAAATTGTTGGAGATGCTGGTGTTGATACGGGAAAACGGACTGCCTTTTTATCAGAAACAAGCGGGCAGTAAAATCTTATACGCCCATCATGCTTATCATATAAACCCTCATGACGTAGAAATTCGCGTAACGTTTCATGTTGACAGTAAAACATTCCGTTATCAGTTGCAGTGTTATTATGAAGGGCAACCGTTCTCTTTGAATGAGTTAAAACCTGTGGTTGTACTGACCTCCTCGCCGGCCACCCTATTATTAGGAATGGAGTTATACTTCTTTCCGCACATTGAAAGCGCACGTATCTTACCTTTCACCAAAAAAAGATCGATTAGCGTGGACGCTTCACAGATTGAAAAATACATAGACAACATCGTTATTCCGATTGCACGCTATCACGATATCGAGACTCACGGTTTGAACATTATTGAAGAAGAATGTGCCTGTGAAGCAGTTCTTTCATTCGAAGATGTCACATACAACGGACAAGCATTGCAACTTGCCTTCCGCTATGGAGACCAGACATTCACACCGGATAGTGCTAATGAAAGGAAGAAAATCATTTATCGGAAAACATCCGGTGAAATCGGCTTTTTCCGACGTAATATTACAGTGGAAGAACAAGTTGTCCTACTCTTAACGAATGCCGGTCTGCAGCAATTCAATGGCACGCACTTCCGACTATCTCCCGCAGCTCCCGAGAAGACAATTGTCGAATGGATCAACAATCACCGGGAGATGTTGCAGCAATCCTTTCACCTTATCAGTAATGTAGAGAATGCGTTTTATTGTCTGGATGAGATACGTATCGAGCAAAGTTGCGACGATGAGGTTGACTGGTTTGAACTGTACATCACTGTTGTTATCGGTAATCTGCGTATTCCTTTTTCACGTTTCCGCAAGCATATTCTTGAAGAAAAGAGGGAGTACTTGTTACCTGACGGCCGTATGATTCTCCTGCCTGAAGAGTGGTTCAGCAAATATGCGAACTTACTGGAGATGGGAGTACAAACAGAAAAAGGAATTCGTCTGAAACATACATTTATAGGTGCCGTACAGACAGCTTTAGGTGAGGATGGACTTAAAAAATTCCCGGCGAAGCTGCAAATACGTAACGTTTCCGCGCCGAGAACGCTTAAAGCAACGTTACGCCCCTATCAGCTGAAAGGATTCTCGTGGATGGTACACCTGTATAAACAAGGATTTGGCGGATGCCTGGCAGATGACATGGGACTCGGGAAGACGCTTCAGACTCTTACCCTGCTGCAGTACATATATAAGCCATCCGCTCCCAAACAACCCGCTACTCTGATCGTAGTCCCCACATCGCTACTTCACAACTGGCGACGGGAAGCCAAACGTTTTACAGGGCTCTCAATGGCGGAATACAACAATACCGTGGTTATAGACAAGGAACGTCCGGAAAAATTCTTCGGTCATTTTCACTTGATCTTTACTACGTATGGCATGATGAGAAACAACATTGATACACTCTGTTCTTACCGTTTCGAATACATCGTGCTCGATGAAAGTCAGAATATCAAGAATAGCGAATCGCTCACCTTCCGGTCGGCAATTCAACTGCAAAGCAAACACCGACTTGTACTGACAGGTACTCCTATCGAAAATTCATTAAAGGACCTGTGGGCTCAATTTCATTTTATACAACCGAACTTACTGGGAACGGAAAGCGCATTCCAAAAACAGTTCATAATGCCGATTCGTCAGGGAAACACCCGCATACAAGTGCAGTTACAACAACTGATTGCCCCATTCATCCTCCGCAGAAGCAAGAAAGAGGTAGCTCCGGAACTTCCTGAACTTACCGAAGAAACAATCTACTGCGACATGACTGAAGAGCAGAACACGTATTACGAACAGGAGAAAAACAGCCTGCGAAACATACTTCTCCAGCACTCTCAAAGTACGAACAGACTCCATTCATTCAGTGTACTAAATGGCATTTTGCGTTTACGACAACTCTCTTGTCATCCGCAACTCATTCTTCCTGATTATACCGGAACATCCGGAAAAACCGCACAAATAATCGAAACATTCGATACATTACAAAGTGAAGGCCACAAGGTCCTGATTTTCTCTTCATTCGTCAGACATCTGGAGCTACTGGCCGAAGCTTTCCGAGAACGGAGTTGGAAATATGCCCTATTAACAGGAGCAACCAACAATCGGCCCTCCGAAATTGCTCATTTCACCGAACAAAAAGATGTTCAAGCATTCCTTATTTCACTAAAAGCAGGAGGTGTGGGCCTCAATCTTACGCAAGCCGACTATGTATTTATCATAGATCCCTGGTGGAATCCTGCCGCCGAATCGCAAGCGATCGCCCGTGCCCATCGCATCGGTCAGGACAAACAAGTGATTGCCTATCGCTTCATTACACAAAACAGCATTGAGGAAAAGATTCTGCATCTGCAAGATGAGAAACGAAAACTGGCGGAAACATTTGTTGCCGACAGTGAGTCATTGCCTATATTAAGCAATGAGCAATGGGTAGACTTACTCTAA
- the mnmA gene encoding tRNA 2-thiouridine(34) synthase MnmA, with amino-acid sequence MIEENKRVLLGMSGGTDSSVAAMRLLEAGYEVIGVTFRFYELNGSTEYLEDARNLAERLGIRHITYDAREIFARQIIEYFVQEYLAGRTPVPCTLCNNYLKWPLLAKIADEMGIFYIATGHYAQNIQLNKTFYITYAADSDKDQTFFLWGLKQDILNRMLLPMGDITKVEARAWAAEHGFRKVATKKDSIGVCFCPMDYRTFLKDWLVRNGQTSISNNQTSAGDKQAWSDRIRRGRFVDEKGNFIAWHEGHPFYTIGQRRGLGIHLNRPVFVKEIDPEKNEVVLASLSSLEKTEMWLKDWNIVNQERTLGRSDIIVKIRYRKQENHGTVTITPDRLLHVQLHEPLTAIAPGQAAAFYGDGLLLGGGIIVNAR; translated from the coding sequence ATGATAGAGGAAAACAAACGCGTATTGCTTGGAATGAGTGGCGGTACAGATAGCTCTGTTGCTGCTATGCGATTGCTGGAAGCCGGTTATGAAGTAATCGGGGTAACCTTCCGTTTTTATGAATTGAATGGTTCGACAGAGTACCTGGAAGATGCCCGTAATTTAGCAGAACGTTTAGGAATACGGCATATAACATACGACGCCCGTGAAATATTTGCCCGGCAGATTATTGAATATTTTGTGCAGGAATACCTGGCAGGACGTACTCCGGTCCCCTGTACATTGTGCAATAATTACCTGAAATGGCCTTTGCTTGCTAAAATTGCCGATGAAATGGGGATTTTTTATATTGCTACCGGGCATTATGCGCAGAATATACAACTAAATAAAACTTTTTATATAACATATGCTGCCGACTCGGATAAAGATCAAACCTTCTTTTTATGGGGATTGAAACAGGATATTCTTAATAGGATGTTGTTGCCGATGGGCGATATTACGAAAGTTGAAGCCCGTGCTTGGGCTGCTGAACATGGCTTTCGAAAGGTGGCAACCAAAAAGGATAGTATCGGTGTTTGTTTTTGCCCGATGGACTATCGGACCTTTTTAAAAGACTGGTTAGTCAGAAATGGTCAGACATCAATCAGCAATAACCAGACATCGGCCGGTGATAAACAAGCCTGGTCTGACAGAATCAGAAGAGGACGATTTGTCGATGAAAAGGGGAATTTTATTGCCTGGCATGAGGGCCATCCCTTTTATACTATTGGGCAGAGGCGCGGCTTAGGCATTCATCTGAATCGTCCTGTTTTTGTGAAAGAGATTGATCCGGAAAAGAATGAAGTGGTGTTGGCTTCTCTTTCATCGTTGGAAAAAACGGAAATGTGGTTGAAAGATTGGAATATTGTAAATCAGGAGCGTACTTTAGGACGCTCTGACATAATTGTGAAGATACGGTATCGCAAGCAGGAGAACCATGGTACGGTTACCATCACACCGGATCGCTTACTGCACGTGCAGCTCCACGAACCGCTAACTGCCATTGCTCCGGGACAGGCGGCTGCGTTCTATGGAGACGGATTACTATTAGGAGGAGGAATCATAGTCAACGCCCGGTAA
- a CDS encoding GH3 auxin-responsive promoter family protein, protein MNITKIISKTFDSRLKQIDLYASQASEIQHRVLSRLIHQAAQTEWGRKYDYSSIRNYEDFRKRVPIQTYEEIKPYVERLRAGEQNLLWPSEIRWFAKSSGTTNDKSKFLPVSKEALEDIHYRGGKDAAALYFRINPDSHFFSGKGLILGGSHSPNLNSNHSLVGDLSAILIQNVNPLINFIRVPSKKIALMSEWETKIEAIANSTIPVNVTSLSGVPSWMLVLIKRVLEKTGKQALEEVWPNLEVFFHGGVAFTPYREQYKQVIKTPKMHYVETYNASEGYFGTQNDLSDPAMLLMIDYGIFYEFVPLEEVGEENPRAYCLEEVELNKNYAMVISTSCGLWRYMIGDTVKFTSKNPYKFVITGRTKHFINAFGEELIVDNAEKGLAKACAETGAQICEYSAAPVFMDKNAKCRHQWLIEFAKMPDSVEKFAAILDATLKEVNSDYEAKRWKDIALQPLEVIVARQGLFHDWLAQKGKLGGQHKVPRLSNTREYIETMLVLNNSTHSEE, encoded by the coding sequence ATGAATATTACAAAAATTATTAGTAAGACTTTCGATTCCCGTTTAAAACAAATAGACTTATATGCTAGTCAGGCTAGTGAGATACAGCATCGTGTGTTAAGCCGCTTAATACACCAGGCCGCTCAAACTGAATGGGGAAGAAAGTACGATTATTCCTCTATCCGTAACTATGAAGATTTCCGTAAACGTGTTCCTATCCAAACATACGAAGAAATCAAACCGTATGTAGAACGTTTGCGAGCCGGGGAACAGAATCTGCTTTGGCCATCGGAGATACGCTGGTTTGCAAAATCCTCCGGAACGACTAATGATAAAAGTAAATTCCTTCCCGTCAGCAAAGAAGCTTTGGAAGATATTCATTACAGAGGAGGAAAAGACGCGGCAGCTCTTTATTTCCGCATCAATCCGGATAGCCATTTCTTCTCTGGCAAGGGACTGATTCTAGGAGGGAGCCATAGCCCGAACCTCAACTCCAATCATAGTTTAGTAGGAGATTTATCCGCTATTCTGATTCAAAACGTAAATCCGCTTATCAATTTCATCCGTGTACCAAGCAAAAAAATTGCGTTGATGAGCGAATGGGAAACCAAGATAGAAGCAATCGCCAACAGCACCATTCCGGTAAATGTGACAAGTTTGTCCGGCGTACCGTCGTGGATGCTGGTACTTATCAAACGTGTCCTTGAAAAGACAGGAAAGCAAGCTCTGGAAGAAGTATGGCCTAACCTGGAAGTCTTCTTCCACGGTGGAGTGGCTTTCACGCCATATCGTGAGCAATATAAACAGGTGATTAAAACACCTAAAATGCATTATGTAGAGACCTACAATGCTTCGGAAGGATATTTCGGAACCCAGAACGACCTTTCCGATCCTGCCATGTTATTAATGATCGACTATGGGATTTTCTACGAATTTGTTCCGTTGGAGGAAGTAGGAGAAGAAAATCCACGGGCTTATTGTCTTGAAGAAGTCGAGCTCAACAAGAACTATGCAATGGTTATTTCTACTTCCTGTGGTTTGTGGAGATACATGATTGGTGATACAGTGAAGTTTACCAGCAAGAATCCCTATAAGTTTGTCATCACGGGAAGAACGAAGCATTTCATCAATGCATTTGGTGAAGAACTGATTGTTGATAATGCTGAAAAAGGATTGGCAAAGGCTTGCGCCGAGACTGGAGCACAAATTTGCGAATACTCTGCGGCGCCGGTGTTTATGGATAAGAACGCAAAATGCAGGCACCAGTGGTTAATAGAATTTGCCAAAATGCCGGATTCGGTAGAAAAGTTCGCCGCGATACTTGACGCTACGCTGAAAGAGGTTAACTCTGACTATGAAGCCAAACGATGGAAAGATATTGCTTTGCAACCATTGGAAGTAATCGTTGCCCGTCAGGGATTGTTCCATGACTGGCTGGCGCAGAAAGGGAAACTGGGAGGGCAACACAAAGTCCCCAGATTAAGCAATACACGCGAATATATAGAAACAATGCTGGTGCTGAATAATAGTACTCATTCGGAAGAATAA
- a CDS encoding ATP-dependent 6-phosphofructokinase has product MRIGILTSGGDCPGINATIRGVCKTAINYYGMEVVGIHSGFQGLLTKDVESITDKSLSGLLNLGGTMLGTSREKPFKKGGVISDVDKPSLILQNIREMGLDCVVCIGGNGTQKTAAKFAAMGVNIVSVPKTIDNDIWGTDISFGFDSAVSIATDAIDRLHSTASSHKRVMVIEVMGHKAGWIALYSGMAGGGDVILVPEIAYDIKNIGNTILERLKKGKPYSIVVVAEGIQTDGRKRAAEYIAQEIEYETGIETRETVLGYIQRGGSPTPFDRNLSTRMGGHATELIANGEFGRMVALKGDDIASIPLEEVAGKLKLVTEDHDLVIQGRRMGICFG; this is encoded by the coding sequence ATGAGAATTGGAATCTTAACATCCGGCGGGGACTGTCCCGGTATCAATGCCACGATTCGTGGCGTGTGCAAAACTGCCATCAATTATTACGGGATGGAAGTGGTAGGTATTCACAGCGGTTTTCAGGGCTTGCTGACTAAAGATGTCGAATCTATTACGGATAAGTCGCTTTCCGGTTTGCTCAATCTGGGTGGAACGATGTTAGGAACCTCTCGTGAGAAGCCTTTCAAAAAAGGTGGCGTTATCTCGGATGTTGACAAACCGTCTTTAATCCTTCAGAATATCCGGGAAATGGGACTCGATTGTGTCGTTTGTATCGGCGGAAATGGAACACAAAAGACTGCGGCGAAGTTTGCTGCGATGGGAGTAAATATCGTATCTGTGCCCAAAACTATTGATAATGATATTTGGGGTACAGACATCTCTTTTGGTTTCGATTCGGCAGTAAGTATTGCTACCGATGCTATCGACCGCTTACATTCCACCGCAAGTTCTCACAAAAGAGTGATGGTGATTGAAGTGATGGGGCATAAAGCGGGTTGGATTGCTTTGTATTCCGGTATGGCAGGAGGAGGAGATGTGATTCTTGTCCCCGAAATCGCTTATGACATTAAAAATATTGGTAATACGATTCTGGAGAGGCTGAAGAAGGGTAAACCTTATTCTATTGTAGTGGTAGCAGAAGGTATTCAGACTGACGGGCGCAAACGTGCTGCTGAATATATTGCGCAGGAGATTGAATATGAGACTGGTATAGAGACCCGTGAAACAGTTCTAGGGTATATTCAGCGTGGTGGTTCACCTACTCCTTTCGATCGTAATCTTTCTACCCGTATGGGCGGCCATGCGACAGAATTGATCGCCAATGGCGAATTCGGGCGTATGGTAGCTTTAAAAGGAGACGACATAGCATCTATCCCTCTTGAAGAAGTTGCAGGAAAACTGAAATTAGTTACTGAAGATCACGATTTGGTGATTCAAGGGCGTCGC